From Glycine max cultivar Williams 82 chromosome 11, Glycine_max_v4.0, whole genome shotgun sequence, the proteins below share one genomic window:
- the LOC100796897 gene encoding probable glycerol-3-phosphate dehydrogenase [NAD(+)] 1, cytosolic: MVGSNGNAHSNGSLLNVNGGSLEEKVDEIRGLLGKVEGDPLRIVGVGAGAWGSVFIAMLQEAYGSLREKVLIRIWRRPGRMVDRATAEHLFEVINSREDVLRRLIRRCAYLKYVEARLGDRTLYADEILKDGFCLNMIDTPLCPLKVVTNLQEAVWDADIVINGLPSTETREVFEEISKYWKERITVPVIVSLAKGVEAELGTEPRIITPTLMINQATGVPLDSILYLGGPNIASEIYNKEYANARICGAEKWRKTLAKFLRQPHFIVWDNGDLVTHEIMGGLKNVYAIGAGMVAALTNESATSKSVYFAHCTSEMIFITHLLAEEPEKLAGPLLADTYVTLLKGRNAWYGQKLAKGELSLEMGDSIKGKGMIQGVSAVRAFYELLSQSSLNVLNPEENKHVAPVELCPILKMLYRILIIREYPAQAILEALRDETMNDPRDRIEIAQSHVFYRPSLLGHKP, from the exons ATGGTTGGAAGCAATGGGAATGCACATTCAAATGGCTCTCTTTTGAATGTTAATGGGGGTAGTTTAGAAGAGAAGGTTGATGAGATTCGTGGGCTTCTTGGGAAAGTGGAGGGTGATCCATTGAGAATAGTTGGTGTAGGAGCTGGTGCTTGGGGTAGTGTGTTTATTGCTATGCTGCAGGAGGCTTATGGTAGTTTAAGAGAAAAAGTTCTGATAAGGATATGGAGAAGGCCGGGAAGAATGGTTGACAGGGCCACGGCTGAGCACTTGTTCGAGGTGATCAATTCAAGGGAGGATGTACTGAGGAGACTTATTAGGAGGTGtgcatatttaaaatatgtcgAGGCTAGATTAGGTGATAGAACACTTTATGCAGATGAGATTTTGAAAGATGGGTTTTGCCTGAATATGATTGATACCCCTCTGTGCCCTCTGAAGGTTGTGACAAACCTGCAGGAGGCTGTGTGGGATGCTGATATCGTGATTAATGGCTTGCCATCAACGGAAACTCGTGAGGTGTTTGAGGAAATTAGTAAGTACTGGAAAGAGAGAATCACTGTCCCTGTCATTGTATCCTTGGCAAAAGGTGTAGAGGCTGAATTGGGCACTGAGCCACGGATAATAACACCAACTCTAATGATCAATCAAGCAA CTGGCGTTCCCTTGGACAGCATCCTTTATCTTGGAGGACCGAACATTGCCTCAGAAATTTACAACAAGGAATATGCAAATGCTCGGATATGTGGGGCAGAAAAATGGAGGAAAACATTGGCAAAGTTTTTGAGGCAACCTCACTTTATAGTGTGGGATAATGGTGATCTTGTTACTCATGAAATCATGGGTGGATTAAAGAATGTATATGCTATTGGAGCAG GAATGGTAGCTGCTTTAACAAATGAAAGTGCCACCAGCAAATCTGTATACTTTGCTCACTGTACTTCAGAGATGATTTTTATCACTCATCTATTGGCAGAAGAACCAGAAAAACTTGCTGGGCCACTTTTGGCTGATACTTATGTAACCTTGTTGAAAGGTCGTAATGCGTGGTATGGACAGAAGTTGGCCAAAGGGGAATTGAGCCTTGAAATGGGTGACAGTATCAAGGGCAAGGGGATGATTCAG GGAGTCTCTGCTGTTAGGGCCTTTTATGAGCTACTTAGCCAGTCCAGCTTAAATGTCCTAAATCCTGAAGAGAACAAGCATGTAGCCCCAGTGGAGCTCTGTCCCATCTTGAAGATGTTATACAGAATATTGATAATAAG GGAATATCCAGCCCAGGCCATTCTTGAAGCATTAAGGGATGAGACAATGAATGATCCCCGTGACCGCATTGAGATTGCCCAAAGCCATGTGTTTTATAGGCCATCTCTTCTTGGTCACAAGCCTTAG